In a genomic window of Meleagris gallopavo isolate NT-WF06-2002-E0010 breed Aviagen turkey brand Nicholas breeding stock chromosome 1, Turkey_5.1, whole genome shotgun sequence:
- the MAB21L3 gene encoding protein mab-21-like 3 — protein MKPFTDEDVEIYIQSKVEPRHYLVSKTVEEVQKIIQQLTTEISYKATRFQAISNSGIHNENIKVLAPSQFLITVPLRGLTGYRESQVRHWRYYTVHGAKLLSSVRDPEELHQWLEVEQFSKSLQQWHETDVNIEGDLVPAKVLIVFRELVEKSIVSCNLSNKVTVLESFSSVVRVAVETSEFQVEVELAPTVEIPTCWPEKARWPRCLKRWPSQEKVQCIKSLGFDLLARSNYHWQLCFSRAEHILMEGLDEDGGCRMKCFRVMRQMKEDVWCVGNKPVITAYHLQTVLFWTCEKYPRTKDWRCFHEAFLRLVQKLHKCVSQHFLKHYFVKNTNLLKYANTSDLDVVASKLAVFLENPVFCLD, from the exons ATGAAACCATTCACAGATGAAGATGTAGAAATCTACATCCAGAGCAAG GTGGAGCCACGCCATTATCTGGTCTCCAAAACAGTGGAGGAGGTACAGAAAATCATCCAGCAACTGACCACAGAAATCAGCTATAAGGCCACACGATTCCAAGCTATCTCCAACTCTGGCATTCACAATGAGAATATTAAG GTCTTAGCACCAAGCCAATTCCTCATCACTGTCCCTCTACGTGGCCTGACTGGGTACAGGGAAAGCCAGGTCCGACACTGGCGTTATTACACTGTGCATGGAGCCAAGCTACTCTCCTCTGTGCGGGACCCTGAGGAGCTGCATCAATGGCTTGAGGTGGAACAGTTCTCAAAAAGCCTTCAGCAGTGGCACGAAACGGATGTGAACATTGAAGGTGATCTGGTTCCAGCCAAAGTCCTTATCGTCTTCCGAGAGCTGGTGGAAAAGTCAATTGTTTCCTGTAACCTCTCCA ATAAAGTGACGGTGCTGGAGAGCTTCAGCTCAGTGGTTCGAGTGGCTGTGGAAACATCAGAATTCCAGGTTGAGGTAGAGCTGGCTCCTACAGTGGAGATTCCAACTTGCTGGCCTGAGAAAGCCCGGTGGCCTCGTTGCCTCAAGCGTTGGCCATCACAGGAAAAAGTGCAGTGCATCAAG TCGCTTGGTTTTGACCTCTTGGCCCGCTCCAATTATCACTGGCAGCTGTGCTTCTCCCGTGCTGAGCATATACTCATGGAAGGCCTCGATGAAGATGGTGGTTGTCGCATGAAATGCTTTAGAGTCATGAGGCAGATGAAGGAGGACGTCTGGTGTGTTGGAAATAAGCCCGTCATCACAGCTTATCATCTTCAG ACAGTGCTATTCTGGACGTGTGAAAAATACCCACGCACCAAGGATTGGCGCTGCTTTCATGAAGCCTTCCTGAGGCTGGTGCAGAAGCTGCACAAGTGTGTGAGCCAGCACTTCCTCAAGCATTACTTTGTCAAGAACACCAATCTGCTCAAATATGCCAACACCAGTGACCTGGACGTGGTGGCCAGCAAGCTCGCTGTCTTCCTAGAGAACCCTGTCTTCTGCCTGGACTAA